Genomic DNA from Triticum dicoccoides isolate Atlit2015 ecotype Zavitan chromosome 4B, WEW_v2.0, whole genome shotgun sequence:
ttgcaagagctaatctagcaatgagagatgaaaggacaaagttgctaacctttgtgatcatttgaatggatgggggccttcaaatcttgacaaattttgggcaaaatgtgtgatgagctcaagaggaagaggggaagaacagagaggagaggagaaaggggaagaacagagcgagctcgggtggacgaagggtttatgtaggacgacctttagtaccggttcgtgccaagaaccggtactaaaggtgctggagggggcccagaccgacaacatcctgccaccactctcattagtaccggttcgtgccaccggtgctaaaggttagccacgaaccggtactaatgagagcggcccggctagccgttggaaccggcactaatgtatacatttgtgccggctcaaatacaaaccggcactaatgtgcttcacgtttgaccctttttctactagtgacgtaGGGCGCGTCCCGGCCGTGGTACGTGCCGGTCCACCTCCCCTCGTCGACGTCGCTCGCGTCCCACAAGGAGGCGTACAGGTACATGGGCTTCTCCGGCCAGGGCTCCCCGTCGCGCCGCTCCTCCCTCCGGATCACCTCCCCGTCGACGCGCCACTCGATGGCCTCGGCGCCCCAGGCGACGGCGTAGTGGTGGAACCCGTCGGAGGAGTCGAAGGGGAGCTCGTGGACGGCCTCCCTGCCGCCGCATCCGGCGACGAAGAAGTTGGTCTGCACGGCGCGCTTGTCGTTGCCGAGGAACTCGAAGTCGATCTCGTCCATGTCGCCGGAGCCCTCGAGGGAGGAGAGGTAGAGGTTGTAGTTGAGCCCCGCGGTGTCCCCGGCCGGGGCGCGGACCGCTGCGGCCACGGCGCCGCCCGGGAGGAAGCGGGCGCGGAACCGCCAGCGCGCCCCGCCGCGGTGGTCGTACGTGACGTGGATCTCGCCCGACGCCGGCGCGTGGCGGCAGGCGTCCGGGGTGTAGTCCACCGTGATGCGCGCCAGGGGCTCGGTGCCCTCGGGGCGCAGGTGCTCGTGCTGGTCGTCCGGAGCGACGTCGCTGGACTCGGAGTCGGACGCCATGGTGATGGACAGGAGAGCGCAGAGGATTGGGagcgaggtggaggtggtggcgtttTATTGTGCCGGACAGACGACAGCCGCCGCGCCGGGAACGTGCGCCACCACCCCACATGCATGCACTCGAGCTGTGCAGCTGCAGGAGTATTGGAGTGAGTAACATGAAGAACCAAGTACAATAATGAGCCAACGTGCTATTATTATAAATAAGAACAAACAACATGAGATCCATTTGCTGCAAGAGTAACATGAAGACCATGTAAGAAATATTATCTTGATTACACATGACAACCAAGAGAGGCTGGATCCACCTTACAAGAACCATTGAAAGAACATTTTAACATTTCCAGATTATCCAATAGCAGATGGAAAAATAAAAACATTTGGACGCCGATATCCACCACACGTGTGGCATATAGGGGGTGTGCCGCACGCCCCGTGTGGCACAGACACGGACCCGCCCGCACGACAGCGTCCGGGCACTCCCATCCACAGTCCGCACGTCTAGTGTGGGACCCCGCTGCCCGCACAACCTCACGCGCCCATCGGCCAAACCCCGCGTTCGAACCATATTGCCACCGTCTGTCGTCGTCTCCAACCTCTGCATCGGCAGATCTTCCCCTACCTCTGTCGTCTTCCTTCTctagttgccatggcaaccagatcaGATCCCTAGCGCCCACACTCCCCATCGACGGGAAACACGGCAACAAGCACACAGGTCAGAAACctgtctcctcctccttccccaacCCTCAACACCCCCCCCCTCCCGCCCCACAAATTTCACTTGTAGATTGCCCATGTAGATGACGACTGGATCCACAGTTCCGGCTGTTCATGCTTATTCTCCTCTGCCCTCCAACGATCAAAAAAAATTGCCATAGTCCCATCGCCGTGGAGCCAGCTGGAGTCGGCGTCTCGGTCCTCGACCAGATGAACCTGGACTCCATCCTTGGACTTCTCGCCGATCAAGGGTTGTGCAGTGTGCTGGTAGATTTCCGAGATGCCGGAGGCGTCCTGGCGCCGCTGCTGAGCAAGTTTCAGGAGGACAAGCTGGTGCAGAAGGTTGTTGTGTGGAGCTCTCACCTATGTGGATGGCGAGCCCAGGGCCGAGGGACCTGACAtttcactaccggactcgcgggctatgcctacggcccagggccgtcggcataggtcctttgccgtcggcatagatctatgcctacggctgccgtcggcatagccccgtcggtgtagatcacgtcagcgtagatGTGTCAGACCATCGgtgtagtatagccgtcggcataggtgcgtatgccgacggccttgggacagtcgtcggcatagtttagccgtcggcgttgttttccgtctgacggcaacggacggcgccgtcaacagCGCTGGCGATTCAGAGGACGACACGTGGCGCAGGTATGCCGACAACTTGGCCATCGGCATAGAttgaaatctatgccgacggcctagccgtcggcatacctgcgccacgtgtcgtcccctggcttctcctggcggcagggctatgcctatgGCAAAGCTgtcggcatagatggaaatctatgccgacggctttgccgtaggcatagctctGCCACATGGCGCCTCCTTCATATGCTTTTAGTTAATTAAAAAAATAGCGTCCGGCCGGCGACCGGCGAGCAGAGTGTCCGGCGTCCGGCGTACaacatgtccggcgtcccgcgtacAACATGGTCGGAGCAACAGAGGACGACTACGGACATGGCCGGAGCAGCAGCCGCGGATGTGCAGAGGTGCCTTGCATCCATCCAGAACCCAAGTCGCCCCCGTGGTCATCGTGGAGGTCGTCCGCGCGGAGTCGTCgtcgagaccttgggagagagaggCAGACGGCCTGCATGGGCTAGATGGCGCAGCTGGTGGTGCGGCGGGCCTTGACTACTG
This window encodes:
- the LOC119292100 gene encoding xyloglucan endotransglucosylase/hydrolase protein 31-like — translated: MASDSESSDVAPDDQHEHLRPEGTEPLARITVDYTPDACRHAPASGEIHVTYDHRGGARWRFRARFLPGGAVAAAVRAPAGDTAGLNYNLYLSSLEGSGDMDEIDFEFLGNDKRAVQTNFFVAGCGGREAVHELPFDSSDGFHHYAVAWGAEAIEWRVDGEVIRREERRDGEPWPEKPMYLYASLWDASDVDEGRWTGTYHGRDAPYVTSRKRVKREAH